The Planctomycetia bacterium genome includes a window with the following:
- the tssB gene encoding type VI secretion system contractile sheath small subunit, with the protein MGKGSGQKFVARNRAPRVQIEYDVEVYGAQKVIQLPFVMGVLSDLSGKSADEMPAVADRKFLEIDVDNFDDRMKSMKPRAAFTVPNTLTGEGNLMVDVTFDSMDDFSPAAVARKVEPLRKLLETRTQLANLLTYMDGKAGAEQLISKALQDPALLQSLVAGAKPGDAEAK; encoded by the coding sequence ATGGGAAAAGGTAGCGGCCAGAAGTTCGTCGCACGCAATCGGGCCCCTCGCGTGCAGATCGAGTACGACGTGGAAGTGTACGGTGCGCAGAAGGTGATCCAGCTCCCGTTCGTGATGGGCGTGTTGTCGGATCTGTCGGGCAAGTCGGCGGACGAAATGCCGGCCGTGGCCGATCGGAAGTTCCTCGAGATCGACGTCGACAACTTCGACGATCGGATGAAGTCGATGAAGCCGCGGGCCGCGTTCACCGTGCCGAACACATTGACGGGCGAAGGCAATCTGATGGTCGACGTGACGTTCGACAGCATGGACGACTTCTCGCCGGCCGCGGTCGCGCGGAAGGTCGAGCCGCTCCGCAAGCTGCTCGAAACCCGCACGCAACTCGCCAACTTGCTCACGTATATGGACGGCAAGGCCGGCGCCGAGCAACTCATCTCCAAGGCGCTGCAAGATCCCGCCTTGTTGCAATCGCTCGTCGCAGGCGCGAAGCCGGGTGACGCTGAGGCGAAATAG